TTGAGGTAGGCGGTCAATTTCTAAACCTTCCAACGGACTCGTTTGACACGGGATCCAGTCGAGGGACAATAATTGACAGTGGTACAACCTTGGCATATCTTCCATCTGAGGTGTATCAGCAGCTTATGAATAAGGTATGTCTAGAAAATCTAAGGATTGACCATCTAAAGGTTCATCCTTAGGATGAAAGTTTGGTTAACACAGTTTTCTTGATTGTTTCATTTTCGCATATATGCGTCTTAGTtttgcttctttcttcttcttctctcccTTCCTGATTATTTGTTTATCTATTCCTCTGTCATTTTAGGTGACGGGACAACAACCAAAAATGGAAACTCACGTAGTTGAGCGGCAGTTCAAATGCTTTTGGTACCGTGGGAAGTAAGTTTTGCTACTATGCAGGGGCTAGGTCTCTGTGCATGCATGTTTGTATGCAGACATATCTGTTTCTATAGCACACAAAGACACGCATAAGATAAGGTCCTTACTATGACACCGTTCATAGTATGTTAAGTGATAGTGATACTTCTCCAGTTCAGAAGGCAATCACTAACAATTATCATGCTTGGCATTGTCAGATTTACACAGTATCAATGTTATCTCTCTTGGTCCCATTGATGAATGGATTTTAGTTGCCTTTTGGTTATCTGTTTATAGATAAATTGGGGATAAGCAGAAGTTGACTTCGGATCTTGATGATTGAATTGGGTACTAATTAATACAGTATGTCTCCACCATGCTGTTtcacaaacttaaaaaatgaaagctAGGATGGAAAACGTAATTGGGGAAAAAGTTAAGGCTAAAGGGATATGTTTGGGATGTAGCTAATTGCACCTTAACTAAAGGTTGTGCCTTTACGTTTTTCTAATGCACGGTATGtaaaaattgttctaatagtTCCAGAACCTGAAGTGAGAAAAACTCAGTAGCAGAAATGGAAGTGCTGATTCGTCTAGAGTATGAAGTATCTATGCATTGTGGAATTGGATTTAGTacgaaaaatagaaatttgtattttcataatttgaagTCACATGTAGGGGCGTATCAAGAAATGGTATTGATGAGGATACCGATAGGTCGAATGACATTTTAGACATTCCACCTCAGTCATGATCGTCTGGGAGGAAGAGACATGCTTTCTTGGATACATCTCTTATGGATGGGTATTCTTGTATCCCATGAGGTTGTTactaatgataaaatatctttaatgGTTTctcgaaaatattttttgattaaatctTTAGACATTAAGTATTTCCAAAATGTGCCCATAAATTACTTGAACTGCTGTTGGATGGANNNNNNNNNNNNNNNNNNNNNNNNNNNNNNNNNNNNNNNNNNNNNNNNNNNNNNNNNNNNNNNNNNNNNNNNNNNNNNNNNNNNNNNNNNNNNNNNNNNNNNNNNNNNNNNNNNNNNNNNNNNNNNNNNNNNNNNNNNNNNNNNNNNNNNNNNNNNNNNNNNNNNNNNNNNNNNNNNNNNNNNNNNNNNNNNNNNNNNNNNNNNNNNNNNNNNNNNNNNNNNNNNNNNNNNNNNNNNNNNNNNNNNNNNNNNNNNGGTCACCATAGTTGGACAAAAAACTGGAGTACTGTCGTAAACAACTTTGATAATAGTTGAAAGTAAAGTCTCTGATATATTAGCTATTGATATTCTTGTGTCAACCATGGTAAAATGGTTAGTGGCAAAGActgatgtaaaaaataaaatcttcgAATATTTTGTATGGCCTGCTAAGTTTATGCATCTTGTTCTGTGGGGATGATGTGGATGGTTCGTTTGGATTATTTTACTCAGTCTTGTACATGCTTTATCACAGTTGCAATGATTTACAACATTGTactaaatttagtataaatgcCTTATTCTGGTGACAAATGTGGAAGAATCCTATAATTGTCAGATCTATAATTGCATGTAGAGATCCGTAAGGGCTTATAGTTTAATTGGTTGAAACGTACCGCTCATAACGGTGATATTGTAGGTTCGAGCCCTACTAAGCCTACCACCCCCCTCTCTTCACCCTAACGGTATTTTAGGTTGCTGTTTCTTTGAATATAATATGTTTCCATGTactctttactttttttgCTGTTGAAATTTTAATGAGGCTAAGATGCTGCAGTATGAAGTtttaacttattatatatgGTTGGAGAGGAACACTAGAAACTTTCAAGATCTTTGTGGTACTCATAATTGTTTATGGgttagattttcatttgtCTTCTTAAATGGCTGAATCTGAGAAACTTTTTACtcttttactttattagaTGTGCCCCCTATATACactaatttactttttcagTGTTTTGGCTTTTATGTACCTGTATTTCGTGTTCGCCTATTGGtgatcttcatttttcatgaatatcccaaaaattatgcattccaaatatttttgcagTGTTGATGATGCATTTCCagttgtaaattttcatttcgaGAACTCACTCCCTTTGGCTGTCTATCCCCACGACTATCTGTTTGAAGTCCGGGTAAGTAAACTGGGTTAATTTGGTTGGATATTTCAGTGCTGATCTCAGTTCATTTGGTTCCACAAGTGCTTTCACAGTTTCACTTAAAATGGAAAGTATCCAAGTGATTAAGTTCTGTGTGTTACTTCTTCAGTTTGTTTCTAGTTTTTGTCCCTCTAAAGAATCCAAGCTATACTCATATGGAGTAACTTTGATTTTGCAGGATACAGAGTATTGTATAGGCTGGCAGAACAGCGGAATGCAGACAAAGGATGGAAGGGAAATAACTTTGTTGGGAGgtatttttcatgtttaatttttttataataattgattttctaTACGCAGATTTACGAATGGTAATATgatcttttttacttttgtctTCTCTTTTGTTGCTTTTTGGTTGTATCTTCGGGCGCTGTTATACATAACTCGAAGGCAGTAGCTCTAGAAGATTTGCAGAGGCACAGTGATACTGAATGCCACTATTATAGAACATATTTGGGGATGAAACATGGATAAACCATGAAATACTAATAACTAATAGTATAGGAATACGTTAACCCTTATAGAATAATTGAAATGACTAATAACTAATAGTATAAGAATATGTTAACCCTCATAGAATTTGCTGGTTTGACGTGTTCCTCTTTCTTATGAATAATAATGCAAagatgttttttcttttaaaaaagttcCGGGAAAGTCCATTGGAGACTTTAAAACATCAACTAGCAAGTCGACTGACTCATTTCCTAAACCGATCAAGATTGACAGACGCTATCATTTTTCCTGTTTATTTGTATTTGCAGATATAGTATTACAAGACAAGCTTGTTTTGTATGACCTTGAAAACCAGACCATTGGATGGACGCCGTACAACTGTGAGTATAGCTTATAGTTGGTTTGCTTCTACAGTAGCAACTCAGTCTCATAACTTCATCCTCATCTTCTAGAATAGGTTGATTTCGTAACATTTATGCATTGCATTTCCAGTTAGTCTGCAGTTTCCTTTTGGATTTCCATATACTTCTCATCAAATATTCAAAGCAAGGAAGAAATTCAATCTTTTAGTATGTTATTGCAACATCtgtaaaataagattataaaacAATGTGGAGTACGAGATTTTCTCAGGGCTTTTAACTCTGTTGATGCTCATATCCTTTTGGCGATTGCTTACGTTTTTCAATCATAGCTTCTACTGTATTGACCCAATGTGTTCTCCTGAAAACTTTTTGGCATTCTCTGACAACAAATTCTACTGCTTTGAtgtttttaaaacttttggaAATCCCTCCTGTCATTTTACGAGTCCGTGGTATTGCAAAGATGTACGACAGAAACAAAGCAAAGCAGTAGAAAGTTGAATTATTGTtgatctttaattttatgaatttatcatGAAAATGCAACTTATGACTATATGTGGTGCTGTGAATCTCAGGTTCTTCAACCATCAAAGTCAGAGATGAAGCGAGTGGAAATGTTTATTCTGTGGCAGCACACAACATCTCTTCTGCTTTCAGTCTACCGAAGGTTAATGTTGTATTGATGCTTTTGTTTATAGTCGTCCTCCTCAAACTCATAGAATGAGTACTATGCCAAGTGTAGCTTCAGGCAATGCTGCTCTTGTCATATCATAGTAAATGTTTGATGCTGAGGACGTTGGTACTGAACCTTAGactaatgaaataaaagtttgGTGGAATTTTGTCTCTATACTTTTCTAAACGTCTTTTGTCTCGACAGGATTCTTACTTGTTAAGACCTTTTAATAGgatcataaattatatacagcAAGGAAATCACACCCGTTCATGAGGTGGGATCGTGAGATTGATCTGTTCTTACATGAACGACTGTGGTTGTCTTGGAATTCTAGAGTCCTGAGACCTCCCGAGAATCACTTGTATAAGCTTTAGCTTCACAAAGTTGTCCGCAAGTACTGTACAACAAAATAGACAACTGCCAGAAACAGCGCAATCTGGTATAAATCTCTCTGAAAGCTATCATCCCTCTGGAAAAACTGGATCAAGACATATTTTGAACATCAGTCAACTGTGCATATTATGAATGTTTCAGAAAAATCGGATTACTTGCAAGAAATGTTTTACCTTTGTTGGATCACCAGTTGGGTCTGGATACATTTCGACATTCTTGTTTTCTGCTGTGAAACGGTTGGTCAAGTCTTTAAGGGAGTCGGAGACATCTTTTCCAGCTTCAAATGTGGCAAAGAGCCGTCTTGAAGCCCAGAAATACGCCTGAGCAACGAGTGATGATTCTGACAAATCCCACAACTCTTCGTGCTCGATAACTTGGCCACTGATCTGATTCAGAGTGAACTTGGAGTCGACTTTGACAGACAAGTCTCCTCCAATTCTAAAAATGGGAGACTTGGCCTTGCCTTTTACTGTCCACTTGATGTTTAGCACACTCGTTGATAACATCACCATCTGCTGCACACTCTGCACAAACGAGTACACAACTAAGACAAATTTGTATCAGACTTCAAGGGTGTATGAAAGAAGTTTGATCATATGATACTAGTTTTCAGATAATTACATAAGTCTCCTTAAGTTTACGCATACTATACAGCTTATTGATTTTGAAAgtgatatataaatttctttatactGTAAAACATGACTGTCCAAATTTGGTGCATGGTTTTTGCTGGTAATATGTTGTCTAAAACTGAGAGGTgtcagtgtaattatccttaagTTCAATAAGTAGTTTGACTAAACAAACAAGAACATTCTTGAACTCTGAAAACTAACCACTATGGGATTCTCAAGTGCATCATTCACCCAGAGTTGTCTCTTGTACTTGTCTCTTCCAGTGAAGCTTCTGACTGGATCCTGCAATGAAAACACTCATGCACAGCTAATCAAGAAACCATCAATCCTTATTCCTTATTTTTTCGTTTTCCCTTATGTTTCAATCATTGATGTTGAGTCGTTGACCATAATCCAAGGAACTCATCACCCTGTCCATACTACAGAACACAGAAACAGAAACAGGAGGAGATCTTAGCACTGGACGTATCAGTATGTTAAAAGCAAGTACCTTATATTTGACAGAAACAGCAAAGGTTCCAAGGGCACGATTGCCCTGACGAAGCTGAAGAATGTCTCGAACAAGTTGTCTGGCAGTGGATTCTACAGAAGGACTGCTTATGCACTCGAAATCATTGCAGAGTTCACCAAAGTCCATGCCATCCACAATCTTGTCTGCCTCTGATCTCTCTGAGGTTGCATCAGGAGACACCTCTGTACTACTCGACTCATTTGTAACTACATGCAACATattcatttacaataattaaggTAGTAGTAGGGTAGCAGCAGCCCTCATTACAATTCATGAAAGTGCTAACAGTACTTGGCATAATCCTTTACTATTGGTGCATGCAACAAGTACATGTCATAAGTTCATCAAACTACATGCTGCTTAAATTAACTACAAAGCATATATGTGTATGACTGGGATGCAACAAACATGATGATCCCATGACGTAAAAAGGGTGAATGATGAAGGTTACCTCGGAGAGAGACATCAATTTGGTGAAGACGACACCGATGATTGAAGGAGAAAGCATGGCAGGAGGAGGGGGGATGATGAAAGACAATACTAGTACGAGGAATAGCAGGAGTACTACTACTCCTAGTATTGTTGAGAGCACGGCGTAGTAGTAATAAATTCAAGCtgtgagaagaagaagaagaagatgaagtgATGGGAGGGAAAGCAGCAGAAGGGGTGATCATGTCTTTTCTGTGTGTCTGAAAATTCTCCCCATTCTGCAAAAATCTGCAAGAATTTGGactattgatgatgatgatgatgatgagcaAGAGatcttttgtttgtgttgtgtgttgtgtgtgtgtgtttgcttGGGATCCCACAAAATCTTGGATAAGGTGTGTGGTTTGCTATGTGGTCTGAATGCATTTGGATTTGGAAGGCCATCACTTAAACTACTACATATGATATGATGCGCACCTTTGTCCAATTGGGGAAACCACAACTGCTCTTAATTCCCTCAAAAAGTGCTACAATACtgaattagttaaatttttcacactatgttttatataatgatTATCATAAGTTTCTATGTCAATGGGAGCATGATTCAggacttcttttttttatcccaagatgataattaaaaaaaaaaagtaaatcatAATGAGTTCTCCTgaattttagcataaatataaatactctatcgttatttcaaaaattatcaatttcaaattttcattcaaggATGacatacttttataaaatatctcgagtattgacaattttttaaacaatgatgtgatattcataattatgtcaatttttaaaGAGCTCATTGtaaacctaaaaaatatttgttgcatGTGGgctttttcaaatattttattattaagtatagtcttactttttaatatttgatccgTCTATTCAGTACTTATAAAATGAACACGTGTGTGaatcatacatttttttcaaaaaaagatatatattaaatttatattgaaattcataaaaaaggtattaaaaaaattattaattctttttacaagagaagattataaaaataacaactaaaaataaataaactcatTAACTAATTTTGAGATTCTTTTAATTGTGATAATAATAcatgtttcataatatttaagcatcgaaaaatatttatgcttcttttaatttcttttttcattgcATGATCAATTGTAtagacataattttataagcataaatatatgtttgctTGATATTTACAGTTGCTTTATGATAATTCTTCTTGATTTGAactgttaatttttatatagtagttatatttttttaattttaattttgtatttgtatgTACTATTTATGTTGTTGTGGTTCCCCAAAAAATTGTTGATAAATCTCTACATCttaatttgcaatttaaagagaagaaaccatttttatttttgttcaaagGAATAAAAAGTTAGATCTTAGGATATAATTatctgtatattttttattcttcttttatgTATGAGCCATACTTTTCTGGGTTATGTAATTAAAACATTTGAAGAGAGATGAGTGGAATTTATGTCTACTATACCATTTAAATggataatatcaatataattttaaaagaaactaTTAATGTTTTATCGactacaaaaagaattattttttcgcAACCGAACTATATAGAATTTCAAAACTCGACAATATTTTTCTACGAAAAAAATAACTCATCGTGATAGGTgatgttgttggaaaatatttgTGATGGGAGAGGACAAACCATCATATGATCGGGACAATGGTAAGACCCTGGTCTCAAGTTGCGTCATTTGGactgattatattttaactaatgcgCAACGAACTCTCCGGTGATACTTGGGatagataaaatgaattatatatataataagtttgGGATGGTATGTTCGGCACTGAACCATCACAATCACCTTCATCTATGTGGCGGTTTAGGAACTACCAACAACTCACCctagagagaaagaaaagaggggTGCTTACCCCTTTACTCATCAGAGGCAAGGGCCCCCTTTGGGGATCTTGGAATAGGGGTCCCTCCAACACGGCCTCCCAAGACATGTTCCCTCATGAGCTTGCTGAACATGATGTTTTTGCCGAATACAAAGAAATAGTTAGTATCCTAATGAGACgcaagaaaaaatacatagtagcaaacagaaaataaagagataCCCAATAAATCTCCTAAGGGTTCCATTTGAGGGGCCAAGCCAAGATGCCCTAATAGACTTTCGTCAATAAAGGATCAACAATCATAAGGGGCCACATTTAACCTAGCCAGCAGAGAAGACAAAGCAACTGTTCTTACCCCCACGTGCATAAAAGGTGGAGTTTCTTGAACACACTAACTAGGAAGGGACCAAGCATGGGGGTAGGACATAAAAATAACTGTTATTCCAATGTTTACTGAGATATGGAGGTGGTAAGAAGGACACCCCCTTGCGAGGgacaaagcaaaaaaaatctttCTCAGCTCATTTAAGGCAATAACATTTAGCAGAAACATGTGATGTTACAAGGGAACCATGAAAGCGAAAgccataaaaaattgagcCAAAGTTCTTAAAGAATTAGGGACCAATTGGTTCAAAGGAACCTAAAAAAGACAAGcaacttttgaataaaaaagaggAAGGAAAAACGCAAACCTAAAGTAGCTGGGCCTcgaaaaaacacaaacaattggggggggggggggaaacNNNNNNNNNNggggggggggggggatgaaACGGACGACTTGTGAAGGAGTATACACAATAAAGGAAGAAGGAACGTGAAACTTTTGTAGCAACTGATCTATGGAGGAAGTTTTCAGAGTAGAAGACCCTAGTCTATCGGTGACTGGGGCAccttctcctcctcttcttcctcctcttgGAGGGACCTCTTCTCCTCCTCCCCAAGAAGAAACCCAGACACCCTGTCCTCCCTAAAGGAAGACCCAGGCGTCCCTTCTTCCCCTAACAGAGACTTGGGCCCCCTCTCTTCCGCAAGGAAAGATTCTTCACCCTCATTTTTCCCTGCCTCCTTATTGGAATCCTCATCTATTAATCATCGTACAATAGCCGTCGCCTGTCGCAGACTCCTCCTATGGCCACTGGTAAATTGAGACAAGACAGGATTCATCTTCCTAGAAAGGGCCTCGGAGGTATCATCGTCCAAGAAGGTTTTCTTAAGGAAACGGACAGACTCACTAAAAGATGACATGGAGAAAGATGAATCTTGAAAAAGCAAGAAATGACAGAATACATACTAGAGAGGAAGGTAGGAAACCCTTGTGCTTAACGAAAAAGGAATTTTTGGAAAGGGAGAGTGGAGACAGGTTACACTTAGCCAAGATAATGGTCGACGGGGCTTGATCCCACGACCCACTTGTAACCGCATGAGAGTGGGTGGTTACCAAGCGTGTGGATGGATGGTTACCAGGCGCATAGGGGGCGGTTACCAAAACGTCACGCTTCCTTGCAGTAATTATGGCCATCAAATCAAGCttacaaaatattgaagaatgaTCCCCTCTTCTTGCACTACAAGTGCTCCTACTCTAAGGAGTTAGGGGGCATCCTTCCTCCTAAGAATACTTGGCCGAAAAGAGGTTATGAAGCCCAAGCCAAGCCTATACCCTCTAGAAGATTTTCGGACTCGACCCAAGAGAGGaacccaattttaaaattagtaattaattttgacgaCTTTGACAATCGACcaatatttagatttatatttaataacttttgttgttttttattttcatagatatagatatagagtATGGTCTCTAACCTAcaattattaatgaatattattCTTAAGAATTCATCAGCTACTTGATCTGCGATCCACTAACTAATTGTATTATGTGAATGCTAATTACTcctatatgtaaatatatattattgaaattataatttttatttatatagtgGTAATTATATGGTAGTACATACATTGGAAGGGTATAAAAGTCAAATTTGTAACCAAATTGAAGACTTAAGggattacattaattaaaattgaaatgaagcGATGGAGTATGACATTTTGCAGCATGAAatccaaaagaaaaggttataaattagtatagttattaatatatatatatatatatagatatatgtcttaggtctaataaattaattaattaagaagcatcaatattaatatatttttacattcaagaatataaaaatattgattaataattcgagaattttataaatatttgcaattgagtgtgtgtatatatatatatatatataaaatttgaatagatATCTGAAATTAAAGCTGCAGGTGGAGTGTTGTCTTTTGTGGGTACCCAAACCCATCACCAGCAACAGCAACTGCAGCTGCCATCATCATTCATCCCccaaaattcttcattttctttatcttaAATAACCTAATTATAGCAACCCACAATCAGAAATCATAAttcacctctctctctctctctctctatacatacatatataaatatatatccattGCAGCTGATTCAAGTCAAGAGAGGTTTCTTCGGATGGTGGTATAAAAGAGCGTTAAAGTCATAAGATGCATTTAAGTGTAGCATCATCAATTCATCATCCTCATCCCATCTCAAATTCTGATGtcatttctgttttcttttttttttttttttaatttcttgtatGAAAATTCTagttcaatttgaattttgatcaaatttgaattaatcatatagtataattgatgtataattcataaaaaataattaatttctgtGGGCTAATTACATAACAAGGTCACACTTAATTTGTATAATGTGATCATATTTAATTCGGGTAAGAATTTTCGTTTTCTAGCATTTGTAACGTTCTTTTAGTACTATATTTCCCATCTTTTGTCTCATCCTTCTGCTTCTCACCTCACAATTTTATCTTGGAATGCCTCTTTAAAGCCGCCACCAAATTTCTCATTAAACTCATATCTcactctctcacacacacacacactacacactCAGAAAgacagacagagagagagagagacagccATGGCCATGCACAAACTTATGCTACTTGTGATGAGTACATCAATTTGCATGTTCTTGCAGTACTTGTGTCCTCTTGAAGCAGCCCCTGAAGATTATCTTGTGACAAATCTTCCTGGATTCAAGGGCACTTTCCCTTCTAAACACTACTCAgggtatatatgtgtgtgtgtgtgtgtgttttatatgTGATTAATGTCTTGTGTGAATCTGTATATTGAGAAAGCATCAACTAAATTGCTTGCTATatattgcttttcttttctttcaaggTATGTGAAATTGGATGGAAATCCTCCAAAGAACCTCTTTTATTACTTTGTAGCATCGGAAAGAAGTCCGGCCCGTGATCCCGTTGTGTTATGGCTGAATGGAGGACCAGGTTGCTCTAGCTTTGATGGCTTTGTCTATGAGCATGGTAACAACCTCTCCACATTAATGTATATTACAAATTGATTAAAGGGATGATGGAATAGACTAGGCATTTTTAAATCTTTGAACCTTGCATGTTTGTGGAGGATTTGAGATGGAACTTGGACAAGATTTTGAGATATCTGTAATAGACAATTGTTGTTGGTTGATTCAGAAGAACAGAAGATAAGTTGGAAAGGCAAAGATATCGAGAATTGATGCATGTCGGCTTACTCCTATTGCTTGTTGCATATTGAATGATTTCctgtttttcagtttccaTCAACTCTTAATAATGGAATATTAATGTCAACTTTCATGTATTGCTGCACAGGGCCTTTTAATTTTGAAGCAGCAAAACACAAAGGGGGTTTGCCTGTTTTGCATCTTAATCCATATAGTTGGTCTAAGGTTGagatttttcagaattttatttaaattttccagACATGTGTTCATGAATACTGTACTTCCATTTATTGCAACATAAAATTtcgttttgtttttcttgtatgGACTAATTAGGTTGCCAGTATTATCTATTTGGACTCACCCGTCGGTGTTGGATTCTCCTATTCTGCAAATACAACCTATTATGTAACCGGAGACCTACAGACTGCAGCTGAAACTCATCTTTTCCTTCTTAAGGTATGTTGCATCGCAGTTATGTTTCTGAGAAATTCATGTTAGCTACCTGTCTGTCATACAGGGAAGTTCTAGCTGCATTTTATCATAGTCCATCTCTTTTTAATGAAAAGCTAATTTACTGAAGTAATCTTCTTTGGCTATGTTCCTAGTGGTTTGAGCAATTTCCCGAGTTCACCTCCAATCCATTTTATATCGCGGGCGAGTCTTATGCTGGGATTTACATCCCTACTCTTGCTTCTGATGTCATCAAAGGTAGAAAATCAAGAGAaacttttgtgtttttgtttaaatGATCTCTGGATGTAGATAGTTACTTGTTACATAAGTATCTGAAAACTTGTCGACCACATTTCATTGCAGGAATCAAGAACGGTGCTAAACCAGTTATCAATTTCAAGGTAGTTTCCTCCACAGTCTATGCTGTTCCTTGGTTCTTTCATTATGCCGTTGCATTTTGTGTTTGCTTTCTCGAACTTGGAGTTTTCAGGAGTTGAAACTGGGAATGATCTGATGCAGGGATACATGGTGGGAAATGGGGTTTGTGACCCTGGCTTTGATGGCAATGCACTTGTTCCATTTGCACATGGGATGGGCCTAATTTCCGCTAATATGTTTAAGGTTGGAAATTGACTCGTTCTCTTAGAATCTTGATGTCTGAACATTAATGTTCAGATGATGTCAGTTTGCTATTATTTGCAATACTGACAATTTATCTTTCTAAAAAGTTGTGATGTTTCAAACGGTATTACATGATAAAGTACGCTATGGCGTGACCTGATATACACGTCATTGTTTCTGTTGCGTCATTTATAGAAAGTCGACATGATTTTGAACTTTGCGTAAAAAGATGGAAACTCTATAACTCGATGAAATCAGACCACAATCCGGAGTAACCACAGCATTACTTGCTGATGATCCTCAGAATGGCCCTTCTTGCATTCGGAGCAGTTACAGCTACTTACGGatgcatttatatttgtttccaAGTTTCAACCTTTCCTCAACACAAGCCCTGAGCACTTGCTTACACTGTTTACTGTTTCTAGGAAGCTGAAGTCCTCTGCAAAGGGAATTACCACAATTCCATCAACAATAAATGCCAAAAGATACTGTACAAGATCGACAGGGTAAGAATCTTGGCAACATGGCAGCACAATTAAGTTTCTATGTCACTCCTCATTTGTTATGATAGGCTGACGCAAAACTAGGACTTTTATTTACGAATTTTGCTGACTTTTTGTTTCAGGTTTTAGATGAATTGAACAGATACGACATCCTCGAACCCTGCTTCCACCACGTTGGTCTAAATGACGTTGCGAATGAAAACACAACTGGCCTACCACAGAGCTTCAAGGAGCTGGGTCAAACTGAGAAGCCTCTTGCTGTGAGAAAGAGGATGTTTGGCCGTTCGTGGCCATTCCGTGCACCAGT
This region of Sesamum indicum cultivar Zhongzhi No. 13 linkage group LG4, S_indicum_v1.0, whole genome shotgun sequence genomic DNA includes:
- the LOC105161234 gene encoding serine carboxypeptidase-like 20, whose product is MAMHKLMLLVMSTSICMFLQYLCPLEAAPEDYLVTNLPGFKGTFPSKHYSGYVKLDGNPPKNLFYYFVASERSPARDPVVLWLNGGPGCSSFDGFVYEHGPFNFEAAKHKGGLPVLHLNPYSWSKVASIIYLDSPVGVGFSYSANTTYYVTGDLQTAAETHLFLLKWFEQFPEFTSNPFYIAGESYAGIYIPTLASDVIKGIKNGAKPVINFKGYMVGNGVCDPGFDGNALVPFAHGMGLISANMFKEAEVLCKGNYHNSINNKCQKILYKIDRVLDELNRYDILEPCFHHVGLNDVANENTTGLPQSFKELGQTEKPLAVRKRMFGRSWPFRAPVEDGIIPLWPQLMRKITVPCMDDVQATIWLNDDAVRKAIHASPESGNWSLCVDLRYTHDAGSMLSYHKNLTSSGYRVLIYSGDHDMCVPFTGTQAWTQSLGYKIVDEWRPWKSNRQIAGFIQEYANDFTFLTVKGAGHTVPEYKPRESLHFFSRWIEGLRI
- the LOC105161232 gene encoding uncharacterized protein LOC105161232, encoding MITPSAAFPPITSSSSSSSHSLNLLLLRRALNNTRSSSTPAIPRTSIVFHHPPSSCHAFSFNHRCRLHQIDVSLRVTNESSSTEVSPDATSERSEADKIVDGMDFGELCNDFECISSPSVESTARQLVRDILQLRQGNRALGTFAVSVKYKDPVRSFTGRDKYKRQLWVNDALENPIVSVQQMVMLSTSVLNIKWTVKGKAKSPIFRIGGDLSVKVDSKFTLNQISGQVIEHEELWDLSESSLVAQAYFWASRRLFATFEAGKDVSDSLKDLTNRFTAENKNVEMYPDPTGDPTKFFQRDDSFQRDLYQIALFLAVVYFVVQYLRTTL